In Rhododendron vialii isolate Sample 1 chromosome 9a, ASM3025357v1, the following are encoded in one genomic region:
- the LOC131301839 gene encoding uncharacterized protein LOC131301839 encodes MSMNPTHIPSSEASNSAPLLKRNSVDVGWDYGVIVDPRNKDGLQCLLCGNQYTGGVSRMKRHIAQIRENVASCTKASKEDILKCKKAIDDNATKKKNKKKVAMEIREEVNIVGDESEGDEIENVAVGSKKRPYVLGPMDRYTDINPDSSDTSGFKKMRQPTINDSFWKEKSHKVSQYLARWVYEAGIPFHAIDNDSFKRFVEVVGLFGPGYQPPSQYQLREPLLKEVVERTKTLLKKQEEEWALTGCSIMTDAWTDRKRRSIMNLCVNCKQGTCFLSSKEDSEASHTGVYIFDYVDKFIEDIGAQNVVQVVTDNASNNMAAADLLKIKRPNIFWTSCDTHTINLMLEGIGKQSKFKATIDKAKAFTIFVYAHHNTLAMMRKYTKKRDIVRPGVTRFSTSFLTLQSLMEKKQELRAMFSSNAWGESKWAKSPKGKTAYATVMSQAFWNGVTLCLKVFGPLVWFFDFLMGIESPQWALCMESSQKQKKRSKRHTSKLRLTTGQY; translated from the coding sequence ATGTCAATGAATCCCACTCATATTCCATCTTCGGAGGCCTCTAATTCTGCGCCGCTATTGAAAAGAAATTCGGTTGAtgttggatgggattatggagtTATTGTGGATCCTAGGAATAAGGACGGCCTACAATGCCTTTTGTGTGGGAATCAGTATACTGGAGGGGTTAGTAGGATGAAAAGACACATAGCTCAAATTAGGGAAAATGTTGCCTCATGCACTAAGGCAAGCAAGGAAGATATATTAAAGTGTAAGAAGGCAATTGATGATAATGCAACtaagaagaaaaacaagaagaaagtaGCCATGGAAATTAGGGAGGAAGTGAATATAGTAGGTGATGAATCCGAAggtgatgagattgaaaatgTGGCAGTGGGATCAAAGAAGAGGCCCTATGTTCTTGGTCCCATGGATAGATATACAGATATCAATCCCGATTCTTCTGACACGAGTGGATTTAAGAAGATGAGACAACCAACCATAAATGATAGCTTTTGGAAGGAGAAGAGTCATAAAGTGAGTCAATACTTGGCTCGATGGGTGTACGAAGCCGGCATTCCATTTCATGCCATAGACAATGATAGCTTCAAACGTTTTGTTGAAGTTGTTGGTCTATTTGGCCCGGGATACCAACCTCCAAGCCAATACCAACTACGGGAACCATTGTTGAAGGAGGTGGTGGAGAGAACCAAAACATTACTCaaaaagcaagaagaagagTGGGCTTTGACAGGTTGCTCTATCATGACCGATGCTTGGACCGaccgaaaaaggagaagcattATGAACTTGTGCGTTAATTGTAAGCAAGGgacttgttttctttcttcaaagGAAGATTCGGAGGCGTCACACACGGGGGTGTATATCTTTGACTATGTTGACAAGTTCATTGAAGATATAGGGGCACAAAATGTAGTTCAGGTAGTGACGGACAATGCATCCAACAATATGGCCGCGGCGGATTTGCTAAAGATCAAGAGGCCTAACATATTTTGGACCTCATGTGACACCCACACAATTAACCTCATGCTTGAAGGAATTGGTAAGCAATCTAAGTTTAAAGCAACTATTGATAAGGCCAAAGCGTTCACTATATTTGTTTATGCTCATCATAATACATTGGCGATGATGAGAAAATATACGAAGAAGAGAGACATAGTGAGGCCGGGTGTTACTCGATTTTCTACATCATTCTTGACTTTACAAAGTTTGatggaaaagaaacaagaattgCGAGCGATGTTTAGTAGCAATGCATGGGGTGAGAGTAAATGGGCTAAGAGCCCAAAGGGAAAAACGGCATATGCCACCGTGATGAGTCAGGCATTTTGGAATGGCGTAACCTTATGCTTGAAAGTGTTTGGTCCGTTGGTGTGGTTCTTCGACTTCTTGATGGGGATCGAAAGCCCTCAATGGGCTTTGTGTATGGAGAGCtcacaaaagcaaaagaagagaTCAAAGCGGCATACAAGCAAGTTGAGACTAACTACCGGCCAATACTAA